One Trachemys scripta elegans isolate TJP31775 chromosome 4, CAS_Tse_1.0, whole genome shotgun sequence genomic region harbors:
- the IRF7 gene encoding interferon regulatory factor 7 isoform X2 produces MAASESEGGSQKLRFAFWLIKQINSENYEGLRWVDRDHTQFRIPWKHTSRKDINPNDYKIFKAWAITSGKYNEKLKDLAKWKTNFRCAMRSTNMFLMVQDNSKTSEDPHKVYQYISPSPDAVAAANAPTTKNNNLRASKEDISPHSEEAPHLHHHMPQQLQPQIELDLEMLSLENPPQEMDSVQNERPVYDPGRNPPQDYTTNNSAPNGYQCSPNTLHWILQQCNLTQNGCSPQQLPWALEGGLDHGSGYPNQHIGQNSYPQQGSGVANGPVEDYHQSIGQWVTQTMAETQTMQNAYGPSAASLLQQPLPSSTVPGTSQLLNNAEVLFEGRPHLNNQSTFLSEAPAGNALIYPTLNGPEENSYHQLANQWAAPAVVEQNGFTQPAAPLPEQHPPPHTAPSRNNTETIPPNMDVTIYYRGKPLHEVQVATSSFLFTYNNEDTTVVPGCAQVVQFPSPDELPDQKQVQFTRQLLLNTGLLLEQKHKKIYAKRLNKCKVFWALSRQLANMAQNPEPKLLPRGTETEIFDYEVFSKELKDFKEHQRAASPDFTIYLCFGQCFSKSKPKETMLILVKLVPKFCEYFHDMVLREGASSLNSGNVSLQLSSCFNSLYDLIEQFNMQID; encoded by the exons ATGGCTGCATCCGAGAGCGAGGG gggttctcaaaaatTACGATTTGCCTTCTGGCTGATTAAGCAGATCAACAGCGAAAACTACGAGGGGCTCCGCTGGGTAGACAGGGACCACACTCAGTTTCGCATCCCCTGGAAACACACTTCCAGGAAGGATATCAACCCTAACGATTACAAGATTTTCAAG GCCTGGGCTATAACCAGCGGAAAGTACAACGAAAAGCTGAAAGATCTAGCCAAGTGGAAAACCAACTTCCGCTGTGCCATGAGAAGCACAAACATGTTCCTGATGGTGCAGGATAACTCAAAGACCTCTGAGGACCCTCACAAAGTGTATCAATACATCAGCCCAAGCCCCGATGCTGTGGCAGCTGCTAATGCCCCGACTACTAAAA ACAATAACCTGCGTGCCAGTAAAGAAGACATCAGCCCCCATTCTGAAGAAGCCCCTCATCTGCACCACCATATGCCACAGCAACTGCAG CCGCAGATAGAATTAGATTTGGAGATGTTGTCGCTGGAAAACCCTCCCCAAG AGATGGATAGCGTGCAGAACGAAAGGCCAGTCTACGACCCTGGCAGGAATCCTCCCCAGGACTACACCACCAATAATTCGGCCCCAAATGGCTACCAGTGCAGCCCCAACACACTCCACTGGATTCTGCAGCAGTGCAACTTAACCCAGAATGGCTGCAGCCCACAGCAGCTGCCGTGGGCTCTGGAGGGAGGTTTAGATCACGGTTCAG GCTATCCAAACCAACATATTGGCCAAAATAGCTACCCACAGCAGGGGAGCGGGGTGGCAAATGGACCAGTGGAGGACTATCACCAATCAATTGGCCAGTGGGTGACCCAAACCATGGCAGAGACCCAAACCATGCAAAATGCTTATGGCCCTTCTGCTGCCTCACTTCTCCAGCAGCCCCTCCCATCCAGCACAGTTCCTGGCACGAGTCAGCTTCTTAATAACGCAG AAGTCCTGTTTGAGGGGAGACCTCACCTCAATAACCAAAGCACTTTCCTGAGTGAAGCACCTGCAGGAAACGCACTGATCTATCCAACACTGAATGGCCCGGAAGAGAACAGTTATCACCAGCTGGCAAATCAGTGGGCAGCCCCAGCAGTGGTGGAGCAGAACGGGTTCACCcagcctgctgcccctctcccagagcagcatcctcctccccacacagcgCCATCGCGGAACAATACAG AAACCATTCCTCCCAATATGGACGTCACCATCTATTACCGAGGGAAGCCACTCCACGAGGTGCAGGTGGCCACCAGCAGCTTCCTGTTCACGTACAATAATGAAGACACCACCGTTGTCCCGGGCTGCGCGCAGGTGGTCCAATTCCCAAGCCCAGATGAGCTGCCTGACCAGAAACAGGTTCAGTTCACCAGGCAGCTGCTCCTGAACacagggctgctgctggagcagaagCACAAGAAGATCTATGCCAAGCGCCTGAATAAATGCAAGGTCTTCTGGGCCCTCTCCAGGCAACTGGCGAACATGGCTCAGAACCCTGAGCCCAAGCTGCTGCCACGTGGCACAGAGACGGAGATCTTCGACTATGAGGTGTTCTCAAAGG AGCTGAAGGATTTTAAGGAACATCAAAGGGCTGCATCTCCCGACTTCACCATCTACCTTTGCTTTGGGCAGTGCTTCTCCAAATCCAAGCCCAAGGAGACCATGTTAATCCTGGTGAAG CTGGTGCCTAAGTTCTGTGAGTATTTCCACGACATGGTGCTGCGGGAGGGAGCCTCGTCCCTGAACAGCGGGAACGTGAGCCTCCAGCTGTCCAGCTGCTTCAACAGCTTGTATGACCTCATTGAGCAGTTCAACATGCAGATTGACTGA
- the IRF7 gene encoding interferon regulatory factor 7 isoform X1, whose translation MAASESEGGSQKLRFAFWLIKQINSENYEGLRWVDRDHTQFRIPWKHTSRKDINPNDYKIFKAWAITSGKYNEKLKDLAKWKTNFRCAMRSTNMFLMVQDNSKTSEDPHKVYQYISPSPDAVAAANAPTTKNNNLRASKEDISPHSEEAPHLHHHMPQQLQPQIELDLEMLSLENPPQEMDSVQNERPVYDPGRNPPQDYTTNNSAPNGYQCSPNTLHWILQQCNLTQNGCSPQQLPWALEGGLDHGSGYPNQHIGQNSYPQQGSGVANGPVEDYHQSIGQWVTQTMAETQTMQNAYGPSAASLLQQPLPSSTVPGTSQLLNNAAEVLFEGRPHLNNQSTFLSEAPAGNALIYPTLNGPEENSYHQLANQWAAPAVVEQNGFTQPAAPLPEQHPPPHTAPSRNNTETIPPNMDVTIYYRGKPLHEVQVATSSFLFTYNNEDTTVVPGCAQVVQFPSPDELPDQKQVQFTRQLLLNTGLLLEQKHKKIYAKRLNKCKVFWALSRQLANMAQNPEPKLLPRGTETEIFDYEVFSKELKDFKEHQRAASPDFTIYLCFGQCFSKSKPKETMLILVKLVPKFCEYFHDMVLREGASSLNSGNVSLQLSSCFNSLYDLIEQFNMQID comes from the exons ATGGCTGCATCCGAGAGCGAGGG gggttctcaaaaatTACGATTTGCCTTCTGGCTGATTAAGCAGATCAACAGCGAAAACTACGAGGGGCTCCGCTGGGTAGACAGGGACCACACTCAGTTTCGCATCCCCTGGAAACACACTTCCAGGAAGGATATCAACCCTAACGATTACAAGATTTTCAAG GCCTGGGCTATAACCAGCGGAAAGTACAACGAAAAGCTGAAAGATCTAGCCAAGTGGAAAACCAACTTCCGCTGTGCCATGAGAAGCACAAACATGTTCCTGATGGTGCAGGATAACTCAAAGACCTCTGAGGACCCTCACAAAGTGTATCAATACATCAGCCCAAGCCCCGATGCTGTGGCAGCTGCTAATGCCCCGACTACTAAAA ACAATAACCTGCGTGCCAGTAAAGAAGACATCAGCCCCCATTCTGAAGAAGCCCCTCATCTGCACCACCATATGCCACAGCAACTGCAG CCGCAGATAGAATTAGATTTGGAGATGTTGTCGCTGGAAAACCCTCCCCAAG AGATGGATAGCGTGCAGAACGAAAGGCCAGTCTACGACCCTGGCAGGAATCCTCCCCAGGACTACACCACCAATAATTCGGCCCCAAATGGCTACCAGTGCAGCCCCAACACACTCCACTGGATTCTGCAGCAGTGCAACTTAACCCAGAATGGCTGCAGCCCACAGCAGCTGCCGTGGGCTCTGGAGGGAGGTTTAGATCACGGTTCAG GCTATCCAAACCAACATATTGGCCAAAATAGCTACCCACAGCAGGGGAGCGGGGTGGCAAATGGACCAGTGGAGGACTATCACCAATCAATTGGCCAGTGGGTGACCCAAACCATGGCAGAGACCCAAACCATGCAAAATGCTTATGGCCCTTCTGCTGCCTCACTTCTCCAGCAGCCCCTCCCATCCAGCACAGTTCCTGGCACGAGTCAGCTTCTTAATAACGCAG CGGAAGTCCTGTTTGAGGGGAGACCTCACCTCAATAACCAAAGCACTTTCCTGAGTGAAGCACCTGCAGGAAACGCACTGATCTATCCAACACTGAATGGCCCGGAAGAGAACAGTTATCACCAGCTGGCAAATCAGTGGGCAGCCCCAGCAGTGGTGGAGCAGAACGGGTTCACCcagcctgctgcccctctcccagagcagcatcctcctccccacacagcgCCATCGCGGAACAATACAG AAACCATTCCTCCCAATATGGACGTCACCATCTATTACCGAGGGAAGCCACTCCACGAGGTGCAGGTGGCCACCAGCAGCTTCCTGTTCACGTACAATAATGAAGACACCACCGTTGTCCCGGGCTGCGCGCAGGTGGTCCAATTCCCAAGCCCAGATGAGCTGCCTGACCAGAAACAGGTTCAGTTCACCAGGCAGCTGCTCCTGAACacagggctgctgctggagcagaagCACAAGAAGATCTATGCCAAGCGCCTGAATAAATGCAAGGTCTTCTGGGCCCTCTCCAGGCAACTGGCGAACATGGCTCAGAACCCTGAGCCCAAGCTGCTGCCACGTGGCACAGAGACGGAGATCTTCGACTATGAGGTGTTCTCAAAGG AGCTGAAGGATTTTAAGGAACATCAAAGGGCTGCATCTCCCGACTTCACCATCTACCTTTGCTTTGGGCAGTGCTTCTCCAAATCCAAGCCCAAGGAGACCATGTTAATCCTGGTGAAG CTGGTGCCTAAGTTCTGTGAGTATTTCCACGACATGGTGCTGCGGGAGGGAGCCTCGTCCCTGAACAGCGGGAACGTGAGCCTCCAGCTGTCCAGCTGCTTCAACAGCTTGTATGACCTCATTGAGCAGTTCAACATGCAGATTGACTGA
- the IRF7 gene encoding interferon regulatory factor 7 isoform X3: MAASESEGGSQKLRFAFWLIKQINSENYEGLRWVDRDHTQFRIPWKHTSRKDINPNDYKIFKAWAITSGKYNEKLKDLAKWKTNFRCAMRSTNMFLMVQDNSKTSEDPHKVYQYISPSPDAVAAANAPTTKNNNLRASKEDISPHSEEAPHLHHHMPQQLQPQIELDLEMLSLENPPQEMDSVQNERPVYDPGRNPPQDYTTNNSAPNGYQCSPNTLHWILQQCNLTQNGCSPQQLPWALEGGLDHGSGYPNQHIGQNSYPQQGSGVANGPVEDYHQSIGQWVTQTMAETQTMQNAYGPSAASLLQQPLPSSTVPGTSQLLNNAVLFEGRPHLNNQSTFLSEAPAGNALIYPTLNGPEENSYHQLANQWAAPAVVEQNGFTQPAAPLPEQHPPPHTAPSRNNTETIPPNMDVTIYYRGKPLHEVQVATSSFLFTYNNEDTTVVPGCAQVVQFPSPDELPDQKQVQFTRQLLLNTGLLLEQKHKKIYAKRLNKCKVFWALSRQLANMAQNPEPKLLPRGTETEIFDYEVFSKELKDFKEHQRAASPDFTIYLCFGQCFSKSKPKETMLILVKLVPKFCEYFHDMVLREGASSLNSGNVSLQLSSCFNSLYDLIEQFNMQID; encoded by the exons ATGGCTGCATCCGAGAGCGAGGG gggttctcaaaaatTACGATTTGCCTTCTGGCTGATTAAGCAGATCAACAGCGAAAACTACGAGGGGCTCCGCTGGGTAGACAGGGACCACACTCAGTTTCGCATCCCCTGGAAACACACTTCCAGGAAGGATATCAACCCTAACGATTACAAGATTTTCAAG GCCTGGGCTATAACCAGCGGAAAGTACAACGAAAAGCTGAAAGATCTAGCCAAGTGGAAAACCAACTTCCGCTGTGCCATGAGAAGCACAAACATGTTCCTGATGGTGCAGGATAACTCAAAGACCTCTGAGGACCCTCACAAAGTGTATCAATACATCAGCCCAAGCCCCGATGCTGTGGCAGCTGCTAATGCCCCGACTACTAAAA ACAATAACCTGCGTGCCAGTAAAGAAGACATCAGCCCCCATTCTGAAGAAGCCCCTCATCTGCACCACCATATGCCACAGCAACTGCAG CCGCAGATAGAATTAGATTTGGAGATGTTGTCGCTGGAAAACCCTCCCCAAG AGATGGATAGCGTGCAGAACGAAAGGCCAGTCTACGACCCTGGCAGGAATCCTCCCCAGGACTACACCACCAATAATTCGGCCCCAAATGGCTACCAGTGCAGCCCCAACACACTCCACTGGATTCTGCAGCAGTGCAACTTAACCCAGAATGGCTGCAGCCCACAGCAGCTGCCGTGGGCTCTGGAGGGAGGTTTAGATCACGGTTCAG GCTATCCAAACCAACATATTGGCCAAAATAGCTACCCACAGCAGGGGAGCGGGGTGGCAAATGGACCAGTGGAGGACTATCACCAATCAATTGGCCAGTGGGTGACCCAAACCATGGCAGAGACCCAAACCATGCAAAATGCTTATGGCCCTTCTGCTGCCTCACTTCTCCAGCAGCCCCTCCCATCCAGCACAGTTCCTGGCACGAGTCAGCTTCTTAATAACGCAG TCCTGTTTGAGGGGAGACCTCACCTCAATAACCAAAGCACTTTCCTGAGTGAAGCACCTGCAGGAAACGCACTGATCTATCCAACACTGAATGGCCCGGAAGAGAACAGTTATCACCAGCTGGCAAATCAGTGGGCAGCCCCAGCAGTGGTGGAGCAGAACGGGTTCACCcagcctgctgcccctctcccagagcagcatcctcctccccacacagcgCCATCGCGGAACAATACAG AAACCATTCCTCCCAATATGGACGTCACCATCTATTACCGAGGGAAGCCACTCCACGAGGTGCAGGTGGCCACCAGCAGCTTCCTGTTCACGTACAATAATGAAGACACCACCGTTGTCCCGGGCTGCGCGCAGGTGGTCCAATTCCCAAGCCCAGATGAGCTGCCTGACCAGAAACAGGTTCAGTTCACCAGGCAGCTGCTCCTGAACacagggctgctgctggagcagaagCACAAGAAGATCTATGCCAAGCGCCTGAATAAATGCAAGGTCTTCTGGGCCCTCTCCAGGCAACTGGCGAACATGGCTCAGAACCCTGAGCCCAAGCTGCTGCCACGTGGCACAGAGACGGAGATCTTCGACTATGAGGTGTTCTCAAAGG AGCTGAAGGATTTTAAGGAACATCAAAGGGCTGCATCTCCCGACTTCACCATCTACCTTTGCTTTGGGCAGTGCTTCTCCAAATCCAAGCCCAAGGAGACCATGTTAATCCTGGTGAAG CTGGTGCCTAAGTTCTGTGAGTATTTCCACGACATGGTGCTGCGGGAGGGAGCCTCGTCCCTGAACAGCGGGAACGTGAGCCTCCAGCTGTCCAGCTGCTTCAACAGCTTGTATGACCTCATTGAGCAGTTCAACATGCAGATTGACTGA